A DNA window from Rossellomorea marisflavi contains the following coding sequences:
- a CDS encoding LytR/AlgR family response regulator transcription factor, translating to MKLNAFIVDDEPLARDELAYLLKRTHEVEVMGQAGDVEDALEQIRSQRPDILFLDIELSEESGLMLATEINKMDQPPFIIFATAYDEFALEAFELNAVDYLLKPFGEGRVRQTIAKVRSMMQRSIPVEEKKSRPNLDTGKFAIATDERIFLIDKDAIVYIGTSEGRTELKTVDSVYQIPEPLSVVEKRLDSPAFLRVHRSYIIQLTCIEEIQPWFNSTYNLIMKDGSKVPVSRTYVKELKQLIGF from the coding sequence ATGAAGCTGAATGCATTTATAGTAGACGATGAGCCACTCGCAAGGGATGAGCTCGCCTACCTATTGAAGCGCACCCATGAAGTGGAAGTCATGGGACAAGCAGGGGACGTGGAAGATGCCCTGGAACAGATCCGCTCACAGAGGCCCGACATCCTGTTCCTGGACATCGAGCTGTCCGAGGAAAGCGGCCTTATGTTGGCGACGGAGATCAACAAGATGGATCAGCCTCCTTTTATCATCTTTGCAACGGCGTATGATGAGTTTGCACTGGAAGCTTTTGAACTGAATGCAGTGGACTATCTGTTGAAGCCGTTCGGGGAGGGGCGCGTGCGTCAGACGATTGCCAAGGTGCGGTCGATGATGCAGCGGTCGATACCCGTCGAAGAAAAGAAAAGCAGGCCGAACCTCGATACAGGGAAGTTCGCCATCGCGACGGATGAGAGGATCTTCCTGATCGATAAAGACGCCATCGTGTATATCGGTACGTCAGAAGGGAGAACCGAACTGAAGACAGTGGACTCGGTCTATCAGATACCGGAGCCCTTATCCGTGGTGGAGAAACGGTTGGACTCCCCTGCTTTCCTCAGGGTGCACAGAAGCTATATCATCCAGCTGACATGCATTGAAGAGATACAGCCCTGGTTCAATTCAACGTACAACCTGATCATGAAAGACGGCTCCAAAGTACCCGTGAGCAGGACCTATGTGAAAGAACTGAAGCAGCTGATCGGCTTCTGA
- a CDS encoding sensor histidine kinase → MIHLIPLMIERVGIVLIAAFLFSQVKSFRKLIEQHQGGRDKVLLVLIFGLLGVVSNYTGIKIFPETITGNTWLMEVEPDSAIANTRIMGITIGGLLGGPVVGIGVGLISGIHRYFLGGFTATACAVSAVLAGGAAGYLGLWRKKRKSITAGYAVGVGVSMEAVQMLLILALTDPFSRAFRLVEVIAFPMIVVNGLGMLLFMLIIQNIVREQEKTRALQTTKAFTIADRTLPYFRKGLNGESCQEVARIMLDLTEADAIAITDSEGVLAHVGSAEDHHKPTKGFATELTKKVLKQGEVLMAKSREEILCRNEDCPLLAAVVLPLKVHGETVGTLKLYFHDPASLTEVQQQLAEGLAKLFSTQLEHADAEEQLKLLKDAEIKALQAQIHPHFLFNSINTISVLCRTQPEKARELLQELSHFFRSNLQGARNLVIPLEKEIEHVKAYLSLEQARFPDRYEVSWEVERGLEARLVPPFVLQPLVENSIRHAFTRRREKGEVLVRITIEGSDLHIRVSDNGNGIPEEKRMILGNETVPSKHGTGTALVNIKERLDGIYSHRARFTITSKVGTGTEISIRIPYESTGGLQS, encoded by the coding sequence ATGATCCACCTCATTCCACTGATGATCGAGCGAGTAGGCATCGTCCTCATTGCCGCCTTCTTGTTCTCGCAAGTGAAATCATTCAGGAAGCTCATTGAACAACATCAAGGGGGAAGGGATAAAGTATTGTTGGTCCTGATCTTCGGCCTCCTCGGCGTTGTGAGCAATTATACCGGCATTAAGATTTTCCCGGAAACCATTACGGGCAATACATGGCTGATGGAAGTGGAGCCGGATAGCGCCATCGCCAACACACGGATCATGGGGATAACGATCGGGGGTCTCCTCGGAGGTCCCGTCGTGGGGATCGGAGTTGGTCTCATATCGGGGATCCACCGCTACTTCCTTGGGGGATTCACCGCCACTGCCTGTGCCGTCTCGGCGGTACTGGCAGGGGGCGCGGCAGGCTATCTTGGCCTTTGGAGGAAAAAACGAAAATCCATTACGGCCGGTTACGCAGTTGGCGTGGGGGTATCGATGGAAGCGGTTCAGATGCTTCTGATCCTTGCCTTAACAGATCCATTCAGCCGGGCTTTCCGACTGGTCGAAGTCATCGCATTCCCGATGATCGTCGTGAATGGACTCGGGATGCTCCTGTTCATGCTGATCATCCAAAATATCGTACGGGAGCAGGAGAAGACGAGGGCCTTGCAGACAACGAAAGCGTTTACGATTGCTGACCGGACGCTCCCGTATTTTCGTAAGGGATTGAACGGAGAATCCTGTCAGGAAGTTGCCAGGATCATGCTGGACCTGACCGAGGCCGATGCGATTGCCATCACAGATTCAGAAGGGGTCCTGGCCCATGTAGGGTCTGCCGAGGATCACCACAAGCCAACGAAGGGGTTCGCCACCGAACTGACGAAAAAAGTATTGAAGCAAGGGGAGGTCCTCATGGCGAAGAGCAGGGAGGAAATCCTGTGCCGGAATGAAGACTGCCCCCTTTTGGCTGCCGTTGTCCTTCCGTTGAAAGTGCACGGGGAAACGGTGGGAACGTTGAAACTGTACTTCCATGATCCCGCATCCCTGACGGAAGTGCAGCAGCAGCTCGCAGAAGGGTTGGCCAAGCTGTTCTCGACGCAGCTTGAGCATGCGGATGCCGAAGAGCAGCTGAAGCTCCTGAAGGACGCTGAAATAAAGGCCCTTCAGGCGCAGATCCACCCGCATTTCCTATTCAACTCGATCAACACGATTTCCGTCCTCTGCCGGACACAGCCGGAAAAGGCGAGGGAGCTGCTGCAGGAGCTCAGTCACTTCTTCCGCAGCAATCTGCAGGGAGCCCGGAATCTGGTCATTCCCCTTGAGAAGGAAATCGAGCATGTGAAAGCCTACCTTTCCCTTGAGCAGGCGAGATTTCCCGATCGATATGAGGTTTCATGGGAAGTGGAGCGGGGACTTGAAGCAAGGCTCGTGCCCCCGTTTGTCCTCCAGCCTCTCGTCGAGAACAGCATCCGTCACGCCTTCACCCGCAGAAGGGAGAAGGGGGAGGTCCTCGTGAGGATCACGATCGAGGGGAGCGACCTCCACATAAGGGTCTCGGACAACGGGAATGGGATTCCCGAAGAAAAGCGCATGATCCTCGGGAACGAAACCGTCCCGTCCAAGCACGGGACAGGGACGGCGCTCGTGAACATAAAGGAAAGGTTGGATGGCATCTACAGTCACCGCGCACGATTTACCATCACGAGTAAAGTAGGGACGGGTACGGAGATATCCATCCGGATTCCCTATGAGAGTACAGGAGGTTTGCAATCATGA
- a CDS encoding DMT family transporter → MHQASLLRFALAMALFGSVGFFSKLTGLPYIELIAVRLLCAALLLFVVWLVKREGGMDKLDRREVGMILLCAVANLLNWICLYASFEKTSVTIAISLYHLAPIFVLIAGRFLFREKWTTRTLLALSLCFIGTISIMGLKAGGHPVLGGEGIAWGVMAAFFYAATMLLGKSVTKSSLYLVTFLQMVIGLLILLPFVDYTVFFSLSREQWMYSIFTGVVHTGFVYLLFFQSLRHLTAKTISFMVFIDPAVAILLDILLSGFRPDRFQWAGIILIFSGMLATISPRERKTRRMIS, encoded by the coding sequence ATGCATCAAGCTTCATTGCTCCGTTTCGCTTTGGCGATGGCCTTATTTGGATCCGTCGGTTTTTTCTCGAAACTCACCGGATTGCCATACATAGAATTGATTGCCGTCCGCCTTCTGTGTGCAGCCCTGCTCCTGTTTGTTGTTTGGCTTGTTAAGCGAGAGGGTGGAATGGATAAGTTGGACCGGAGAGAAGTGGGCATGATCTTATTATGCGCCGTGGCAAATCTATTAAACTGGATCTGCCTGTACGCATCTTTTGAAAAAACATCCGTAACGATTGCGATCTCCCTGTATCATCTTGCTCCCATATTCGTCCTGATTGCAGGGAGGTTCTTATTCAGGGAGAAGTGGACCACGCGGACGCTCCTTGCCCTCTCCCTTTGTTTCATCGGTACAATCTCCATCATGGGACTGAAAGCCGGCGGCCATCCCGTCTTGGGCGGGGAAGGGATTGCCTGGGGTGTGATGGCTGCTTTCTTCTATGCCGCCACCATGTTGCTAGGGAAAAGTGTGACGAAATCAAGCCTGTATTTGGTCACCTTCCTCCAGATGGTGATAGGACTCCTTATCCTGTTGCCCTTCGTTGATTACACAGTTTTTTTTTCTCTAAGTAGAGAGCAATGGATGTATTCAATTTTCACAGGGGTGGTGCACACCGGTTTTGTGTACCTGTTATTCTTTCAAAGTCTACGCCATTTGACAGCCAAGACCATTTCCTTCATGGTTTTCATTGATCCCGCTGTCGCCATTTTACTTGATATCCTACTGTCAGGATTCCGCCCAGATCGATTTCAATGGGCAGGTATCATCCTGATTTTTTCCGGGATGCTTGCCACGATCTCCCCACGGGAGCGTAAAACCCGAAGAATGATAAGCTGA
- a CDS encoding NADH-dependent flavin oxidoreductase, with protein MNNQYLELTTPYVLSPNAILKNRLVIAPMTTYSGCEDGRVSEEEFAYYGRRAGGAGMFITAAATISPVATSFPRQMKAYGEEAIDGLTKLSTIIKEKGAKAILQLHHGGSESLPGYTHGERLVSPSGVTATVYERCGWEYHPREMTHEEILETIRDFGQAAHIAIRAGFDGVEIHGANGYLIQQFFSPFSNHRTDHWGGTRLKRMRFAEAVIDEIKRVRDLYAREGFIIGYRFSPEEPEKSGLKMDDTVELVDALADKGLSYLHLSVKNVWSMPRSGSNLNMTRTEIFRDVIGVRTSFLTLGSIHTPDEAIAVIKKGVPLFGLGREILMEPDWMEKVQSGRQSDINTFLPRNSRHRLVIPEHMWNNILKRDGLPAHP; from the coding sequence TTGAACAATCAGTATCTTGAATTGACGACACCATATGTACTTTCACCCAATGCGATCCTTAAGAACAGGCTTGTGATCGCTCCCATGACGACCTATTCAGGGTGTGAGGATGGCAGAGTGTCAGAAGAAGAGTTTGCTTATTACGGTAGAAGGGCTGGGGGGGCAGGGATGTTCATCACGGCTGCAGCCACCATTTCCCCCGTCGCCACAAGCTTTCCCCGACAGATGAAAGCATATGGGGAGGAAGCAATCGATGGTCTAACGAAGCTTTCTACCATCATCAAGGAGAAGGGAGCTAAGGCGATCCTTCAATTACATCACGGTGGGAGTGAAAGTCTTCCGGGGTATACTCATGGGGAGCGCCTCGTCAGCCCAAGCGGTGTAACAGCAACAGTGTATGAAAGATGTGGATGGGAATATCATCCCAGAGAGATGACGCATGAGGAAATCCTGGAGACGATCAGGGATTTTGGACAAGCTGCTCATATCGCCATCCGAGCTGGTTTCGACGGAGTGGAAATCCATGGAGCCAACGGATATTTGATTCAGCAGTTCTTCTCCCCATTTTCCAATCATCGAACCGATCACTGGGGTGGGACACGATTGAAGCGGATGAGGTTTGCAGAAGCAGTCATCGATGAAATCAAGCGGGTACGTGACCTGTATGCAAGGGAAGGATTCATTATCGGGTACCGTTTCTCCCCGGAAGAACCGGAGAAATCGGGACTGAAAATGGACGATACGGTCGAACTTGTCGATGCATTGGCAGATAAAGGGTTATCTTACCTTCATCTTTCCGTAAAGAATGTATGGTCCATGCCGAGAAGCGGATCGAACTTGAACATGACACGGACCGAGATTTTCCGTGATGTTATTGGAGTAAGGACAAGCTTTCTCACCCTCGGGTCCATCCATACACCTGATGAAGCCATTGCCGTCATTAAAAAAGGAGTGCCCCTGTTTGGATTGGGGAGGGAAATCCTGATGGAGCCTGACTGGATGGAAAAGGTGCAAAGTGGACGTCAGAGTGATATCAATACGTTTCTCCCCAGGAATAGTCGGCATAGACTTGTCATCCCTGAGCATATGTGGAACAACATTTTGAAAAGGGATGGGCTACCGGCACATCCGTAG
- a CDS encoding LysR family transcriptional regulator, producing the protein MNSFQLKVLLQVIDSGSFTRTGDQIGLTQSGVSHIITALENELGIALLHRARTGSSLTAEGQTVIAHMREIAGHMEQIEQKVAALNGLTIGRLSIGSFPSFSARYIPTLLALFKEQFPTIDVHLYEGGYEDIRKWVQDGTVDIGFTALPVQKVDFIPLLEDPLYVVIPKGHSFFGRGTVHVEDMTGQSFIMLRSGCETLIEEAFKQHGVSPSISYDIKDNQTVISMVSKNLGISIMPNLALPEESMDLCYASLEPQLVRNIGYITRKGKAPSPLALEFMSIIDHCFPDH; encoded by the coding sequence TTGAATTCATTTCAACTCAAGGTGCTATTACAAGTAATAGATAGCGGAAGCTTCACCAGGACAGGGGACCAGATTGGTTTAACCCAGTCCGGCGTCAGCCATATCATCACAGCGCTGGAGAACGAACTGGGCATCGCGTTATTACACAGAGCTCGTACTGGATCTTCATTGACGGCAGAGGGGCAAACTGTTATTGCCCATATGCGGGAAATTGCTGGCCACATGGAACAGATTGAACAGAAAGTGGCTGCCCTGAATGGATTGACCATTGGGAGACTGTCAATCGGGAGCTTTCCCAGTTTTTCTGCACGGTATATTCCTACATTGCTTGCGCTATTCAAGGAACAGTTTCCAACAATTGATGTCCACCTTTATGAAGGAGGATATGAAGACATCCGCAAGTGGGTCCAAGATGGAACGGTCGACATCGGATTCACCGCCCTTCCTGTTCAAAAAGTGGATTTCATCCCCTTGCTGGAAGACCCCCTTTATGTAGTGATCCCTAAAGGACATTCCTTTTTTGGTAGAGGCACAGTCCATGTAGAAGATATGACCGGCCAATCGTTCATTATGCTACGCTCGGGATGCGAAACACTTATCGAGGAAGCATTTAAACAACATGGTGTCTCCCCATCCATCTCGTATGATATCAAGGACAATCAGACCGTCATTTCAATGGTGTCCAAGAACCTTGGCATTAGCATCATGCCCAATCTTGCACTTCCTGAGGAATCGATGGATCTCTGCTATGCATCCCTTGAACCGCAATTGGTAAGGAACATCGGTTACATTACAAGGAAGGGAAAAGCCCCTTCTCCTCTAGCGTTGGAGTTCATGAGCATAATCGATCATTGTTTTCCTGATCATTAA
- a CDS encoding DUF4176 domain-containing protein: MGTVVKLSNMDKLVMIYGYNQIQVSTKKQFDYIGVPYPEGNISADYNVFFNRNLIEEVLHNGYVTDEDKKIREEADREGNAD, from the coding sequence ATCGGAACGGTGGTCAAGCTTTCGAATATGGATAAATTGGTGATGATCTACGGCTACAATCAAATTCAAGTTAGTACAAAAAAGCAGTTTGATTACATCGGGGTTCCATATCCCGAAGGCAATATATCTGCTGACTACAACGTGTTTTTCAACCGCAATCTGATTGAAGAGGTCTTACATAACGGCTACGTCACGGATGAGGATAAAAAGATCCGGGAAGAAGCCGATCGTGAGGGGAATGCGGATTAG
- a CDS encoding glycoside hydrolase family 16 protein, producing MTKKTLQWSGYEWMVKSGARKTGPGPNYFAGENAWVDRDGRLHLRITKHKNKWRCAEVTLSETLGYGTYRFWLEGRPDRMDLNGVLGLFTYDGSSPEHHHREIDIEFARWGNPGGHNAQYVVQPYSIPGHLHSFPMKLNGNCSTHTFKWTPGSIRFMSLHGHYTDLPSPLEWFKIQDWEYTGDIPDSKEEKVGINLWLMDGKAPAEGMEIVVDRFEFQPLT from the coding sequence TTGACTAAAAAGACGTTACAGTGGAGCGGATATGAGTGGATGGTGAAGAGCGGTGCCAGGAAGACCGGACCTGGACCGAATTACTTTGCCGGGGAAAATGCATGGGTGGACCGGGATGGGCGTCTCCATTTGAGGATCACGAAACACAAGAATAAATGGAGATGTGCCGAGGTGACATTGAGCGAGACACTAGGGTATGGGACGTACCGGTTTTGGCTTGAAGGAAGACCGGACAGGATGGACCTGAACGGCGTACTTGGATTATTCACCTATGATGGAAGCTCACCTGAGCATCACCATCGTGAGATCGACATAGAGTTTGCCAGATGGGGAAATCCCGGAGGGCACAACGCGCAGTATGTGGTACAGCCCTATTCAATACCGGGACATCTCCACTCGTTCCCTATGAAATTGAACGGAAACTGCTCGACCCACACGTTCAAGTGGACGCCCGGTAGCATACGGTTCATGTCCCTGCACGGGCATTACACGGACCTGCCGTCGCCGCTTGAGTGGTTCAAGATCCAGGACTGGGAATACACTGGGGACATCCCGGACAGCAAGGAAGAAAAAGTGGGCATCAATCTGTGGCTCATGGACGGGAAAGCTCCTGCTGAAGGAATGGAGATCGTCGTGGACCGGTTTGAATTTCAGCCGCTTACCTGA
- a CDS encoding vWA domain-containing protein, whose translation MKKRWLFPLILVFILSGCQSEKQPTGKKEKAAPPQETKVEKVSSQTTEELIDQTNGEIYEKHISPDDNQNAARSASEDAADEYLEHIKKEDTEDWDAERWAASITENLRTGYKEKAGELENYDVVFDEIKLPDGRLLQDVELEELTEEQKEINIALLIDSSGSMKAEVDGESKMELAKESLENFAGELPEGANVSLIAFGHKGTGSDSDKEMSCKAVESFYPMEEYDKGKFASALDGFDPKGWTPLASSILLANDQFPKDAQNFIYVVSDGIETCDGDPVEAAKKVKEDNTDVQVNIIGFDVDSKADDQLKNVARAGGGEYTSVKTKQELKDIETSWKDSISEGTWIWWKSGNFSDNIWTSVDHYNNLRELYSSYLTMRSLENDRFLDAVNALVNDELIDLDKKQEILAILDERNQKIKDYMSGLESEKKDEIKETSDDMKKKVDEIEKKFRD comes from the coding sequence ATGAAGAAAAGATGGTTATTCCCCCTTATTCTAGTGTTCATTCTCTCTGGATGCCAGAGCGAAAAACAACCGACCGGGAAGAAAGAAAAAGCCGCACCCCCCCAGGAGACCAAAGTGGAAAAGGTGTCCTCCCAAACAACGGAAGAACTGATTGACCAAACGAACGGCGAGATCTATGAGAAGCATATTTCACCAGATGACAACCAAAACGCAGCCAGATCCGCTTCAGAGGATGCAGCAGATGAGTACCTTGAACACATCAAAAAAGAAGATACCGAGGACTGGGATGCGGAACGATGGGCGGCCTCCATCACCGAGAATCTCAGGACCGGCTATAAGGAAAAAGCAGGAGAGCTTGAAAACTATGATGTGGTATTTGATGAAATCAAGCTTCCCGATGGACGTCTCCTTCAGGACGTCGAGCTTGAAGAACTGACGGAAGAACAAAAGGAAATCAATATCGCCCTCCTCATCGACTCCAGTGGCAGCATGAAAGCGGAAGTGGACGGTGAAAGCAAGATGGAACTGGCAAAGGAAAGCCTAGAAAACTTTGCCGGTGAACTTCCCGAAGGGGCAAATGTCTCCTTGATCGCCTTCGGCCATAAAGGGACCGGATCGGACAGCGATAAGGAAATGAGCTGTAAAGCCGTTGAATCCTTTTATCCGATGGAGGAATATGACAAAGGGAAATTCGCAAGCGCCTTGGACGGGTTCGACCCTAAAGGATGGACCCCACTCGCTTCAAGCATCCTCCTTGCCAATGACCAGTTCCCGAAGGATGCCCAGAACTTCATCTACGTGGTAAGCGACGGGATCGAAACCTGTGACGGAGACCCCGTCGAAGCCGCGAAGAAAGTGAAGGAAGACAATACCGACGTCCAGGTCAACATCATCGGCTTCGACGTCGACTCCAAAGCCGACGACCAGCTTAAAAACGTCGCCCGGGCAGGAGGCGGTGAGTACACCTCCGTCAAAACGAAACAAGAGCTCAAAGACATTGAAACCTCCTGGAAGGACAGCATCAGTGAAGGGACGTGGATCTGGTGGAAATCAGGTAACTTCAGCGACAATATCTGGACATCCGTCGACCATTATAATAATCTGCGGGAACTCTACAGTTCTTACCTTACTATGAGGAGCCTCGAGAATGACCGCTTCCTTGATGCAGTCAATGCCCTTGTAAACGATGAATTGATCGACCTGGACAAGAAACAGGAAATCCTCGCGATCCTGGATGAACGAAACCAGAAAATCAAGGATTACATGAGCGGTCTGGAATCAGAGAAAAAGGACGAAATCAAAGAGACGTCCGATGACATGAAGAAAAAAGTGGATGAGATCGAGAAAAAGTTCAGAGACTGA
- a CDS encoding GNAT family N-acetyltransferase, whose amino-acid sequence MTTYPTFTTPRLKLRQLHPKDAQALFTLYTSPEVLTYFGMEPLDSITKAEGIIEARQEAEGLAPMRWAIADQGDNLIGTCGFHATSVPHKRCEIGYDLMPSHWGKGYMTEALQPVIDYLFREKGVVRVGAVIIPENAGSSRVVEKLGFTREGLLRDYIMQNQQSHDVNSYSMLKKEWQKEL is encoded by the coding sequence ATGACCACCTATCCGACATTCACCACACCGAGACTTAAGCTCAGGCAGCTCCACCCAAAAGACGCTCAGGCCCTCTTCACCCTTTACACTTCACCGGAGGTGCTGACCTACTTCGGCATGGAGCCCCTCGATTCCATCACCAAAGCCGAAGGGATCATCGAAGCGAGACAGGAAGCCGAAGGACTCGCCCCTATGCGATGGGCCATCGCCGATCAGGGGGACAACCTCATTGGCACATGCGGATTTCACGCAACCTCCGTGCCCCACAAACGCTGTGAAATCGGCTATGACCTCATGCCCTCCCACTGGGGGAAAGGGTACATGACGGAAGCCTTGCAGCCCGTCATCGACTATCTGTTCCGTGAAAAAGGCGTCGTCAGGGTCGGGGCGGTCATCATCCCGGAGAACGCGGGGTCTTCACGCGTCGTGGAGAAGCTTGGATTCACAAGGGAAGGGCTGCTCCGTGACTACATCATGCAGAATCAGCAGTCGCATGATGTTAACAGCTACAGCATGCTGAAGAAAGAATGGCAGAAGGAGTTATGA
- a CDS encoding potassium channel family protein, whose product MQQLIHGFLRWPLVIRILIMALAVMSTCGVMIHYLEPDTFPSFFDGIWWAVITTSTVGYGDFVPKTAEGKTLGILLILVGAGFLSTYFVMLATETVTTQNGYMEGKTAYKGKGQVIIIGWNERTREIIHQLTSLQSSCDVILIDDSLQKNPYRNNHVHFVKGSPFKDTILQKANLREAKIALVTSDQNKDEMTSDMNTILTLLAIKGNQPSLHTVVEVLQKDQVENAKRAGADEVIQTNMQTSLVMMNSIISQGMSKTILKLLNHLKGNNLKLIPVMDEHAGSTFQSLSALLLKERVILLGIKKGENTLVNPPMDVVVETTDELLVISN is encoded by the coding sequence ATGCAACAACTCATCCACGGCTTTTTGCGCTGGCCGCTTGTCATCCGGATCTTGATCATGGCCCTCGCCGTCATGAGCACCTGCGGCGTCATGATCCACTATCTCGAACCGGACACCTTCCCCTCATTTTTTGACGGGATCTGGTGGGCGGTCATCACGACTTCGACTGTAGGATACGGAGATTTCGTCCCCAAGACCGCTGAAGGGAAAACCCTGGGTATCCTCCTCATCCTGGTAGGGGCAGGGTTTCTCTCCACCTATTTCGTCATGCTGGCAACGGAAACCGTGACCACCCAAAACGGATATATGGAGGGGAAGACCGCTTATAAAGGAAAAGGACAGGTCATCATCATCGGGTGGAACGAACGCACCCGTGAAATCATCCATCAGCTCACATCCCTGCAATCAAGCTGCGATGTAATCCTCATTGATGATTCCCTTCAGAAGAACCCTTATCGTAACAACCATGTCCATTTCGTCAAAGGTTCCCCTTTCAAGGACACCATCCTTCAAAAGGCCAATCTCCGGGAAGCGAAGATCGCCTTGGTCACATCAGATCAGAATAAGGATGAGATGACGTCGGATATGAACACGATCCTGACCCTGCTTGCCATTAAAGGAAACCAACCGTCCCTCCATACTGTGGTGGAAGTCCTTCAGAAGGATCAGGTCGAAAATGCGAAGCGGGCAGGCGCAGATGAAGTCATCCAGACGAATATGCAGACCAGCCTCGTCATGATGAACAGCATCATCTCCCAAGGAATGTCGAAAACGATCCTGAAGCTCTTGAATCATCTGAAAGGCAATAACCTGAAGCTGATTCCCGTCATGGATGAGCACGCCGGGTCTACCTTCCAATCCCTCAGTGCCCTGCTGCTGAAGGAAAGGGTCATCCTTTTAGGCATCAAAAAGGGGGAAAACACGTTAGTGAATCCCCCCATGGACGTTGTGGTCGAAACCACAGACGAACTGCTTGTCATATCCAATTAA
- a CDS encoding YugN-like family protein, which yields MIEISSSLEGKHYQLYKLEQELKPLGYSIGGNWDYDHGYFDYKIDDEVGYQFLRLPFTSVDGQLDSRGATVKFGKPFLLSHKYQIGLDDHASTGNLSGSFNQFSEPQDSDASFPEEYIEVGRELVKELEQTLLH from the coding sequence GTGATCGAGATTTCATCAAGCCTTGAAGGGAAGCATTATCAACTTTACAAATTGGAACAGGAATTGAAGCCACTGGGGTATTCCATCGGGGGAAACTGGGATTATGACCATGGATATTTCGATTATAAAATCGATGATGAGGTGGGGTATCAGTTCCTCAGACTGCCGTTCACCTCGGTGGACGGGCAGTTGGACTCAAGGGGGGCGACGGTCAAGTTCGGGAAGCCATTCCTCCTGTCCCATAAATATCAGATAGGGCTGGATGATCATGCCTCGACCGGGAATCTTTCAGGATCCTTCAATCAGTTCTCGGAGCCACAGGATTCAGATGCCAGCTTTCCTGAGGAATACATTGAAGTAGGCAGGGAGCTCGTGAAGGAACTCGAGCAGACCCTGCTTCATTAA